In a genomic window of Streptomyces noursei ATCC 11455:
- a CDS encoding MFS transporter: MQRAVYVLAMGVFAMVTSEFVVAGLMPQMARGLDVGIPEIGYLITAYAVAMAVGGPILTLAVRRLRHKTALTTLFGVFLAGNVLAALASDYGVMMAARIVTGVAAQAFFGVAVSLCVQLVRPEIRGRAVAVVMNGLMLGTLLGLPLATLVGEHLGWRAAFWVITGMTVLVAPATVVGVPGTARVEGGEGIRQEAVAFRRPRLWLAFSTSTLIIGATFAAFSYLNPVLTEVTGFATGTVPLLLIAYGAATVVGNTVVGRLADRHPVGVQVVGQTLNALFLAGFALLAHLAVPAVAMMLGIGLVGVTMNPAMATRVQRAGNAGPLVNSVHSSFITLGVIVGSSFGGLVIDSHGLRAPLWLGAGLAVLGLLTLLPDLFRGARSGGGPRSVTDAVPRAAAPTPEACAVRS, encoded by the coding sequence GTGCAGCGCGCCGTGTATGTGCTGGCCATGGGGGTTTTCGCCATGGTGACCAGCGAGTTCGTGGTGGCGGGACTGATGCCGCAGATGGCCCGGGGGCTGGACGTGGGGATCCCGGAGATCGGCTACCTCATCACCGCGTACGCGGTGGCGATGGCGGTCGGCGGGCCGATCCTCACCCTCGCCGTCCGAAGGCTCCGTCACAAGACGGCGCTGACGACGCTGTTCGGGGTCTTCCTGGCCGGCAATGTGCTGGCCGCCCTGGCGTCGGACTACGGCGTGATGATGGCCGCCCGGATCGTGACGGGGGTCGCCGCGCAGGCGTTCTTCGGCGTGGCCGTCTCGCTCTGCGTCCAACTGGTCCGCCCGGAGATCCGGGGCCGGGCCGTCGCGGTGGTCATGAACGGCCTGATGCTCGGCACTCTGCTCGGGCTACCGCTCGCCACGCTGGTCGGTGAGCACCTCGGCTGGCGGGCCGCGTTCTGGGTGATCACCGGGATGACGGTGCTCGTGGCGCCGGCCACCGTCGTCGGGGTGCCCGGGACGGCTCGGGTCGAGGGCGGCGAGGGCATACGGCAGGAGGCGGTCGCCTTCCGCAGGCCGCGGCTGTGGCTGGCGTTCTCCACCAGCACCCTGATCATCGGGGCGACCTTCGCCGCCTTCAGCTACCTCAACCCCGTCCTCACCGAGGTCACCGGCTTCGCCACCGGCACCGTCCCGCTGCTGCTCATCGCGTACGGCGCGGCCACCGTCGTCGGCAACACCGTCGTGGGGCGCCTCGCAGACCGGCACCCGGTCGGGGTCCAGGTCGTCGGACAGACGCTGAACGCCCTCTTCCTCGCCGGCTTCGCGCTCCTGGCCCACCTGGCCGTCCCGGCGGTGGCGATGATGCTGGGCATCGGGCTGGTCGGGGTGACCATGAACCCGGCGATGGCCACCCGGGTCCAACGCGCCGGCAACGCCGGTCCGTTGGTGAATTCGGTGCACTCCTCCTTCATCACCCTCGGGGTGATCGTGGGCTCGTCGTTCGGCGGCCTGGTCATCGACTCCCACGGGCTGCGGGCACCGTTGTGGCTCGGCGCGGGGCTCGCCGTCCTGGGGCTGCTCACCCTGCTGCCGGACCTGTTCCGCGGCGCCCGGTCGGGAGGGGGCCCACGGTCCGTGACCGACGCGGTGCCGCGGGCCGCCGCGCCGACGCCGGAGGCGTGCGCCGTGCGGTCCTGA
- the ligD gene encoding non-homologous end-joining DNA ligase: MSPITVVEGRRLSLTNLDKVLYPGTGTTKGEVLHYCTTTADALLPHLHDRPVSFLRYPDGPDGQRFFTKNVPPGAPSWVKSCEVPHSRSGPARQVLLQDLASLVWAANLVVELHTPQWTCGAPGMADRLVFDLDPGAPATVVECCAAARWLRDRLAADGLDAYAKTSGSKGLHLVVPVEPTPADRTTAYARTLAVEAGAALGDLVTHKMARALRPGKVFIDFSQNAAAKTTATVYTLRARATPTVSTPVTWDEVAGCTEPGQLTFLFNEIAGRRERYGDLHAPLLSPARARPVPRGDRRPV, from the coding sequence ATGTCGCCGATCACCGTCGTGGAGGGGCGGCGCCTCTCGCTGACGAACCTGGACAAGGTCCTCTATCCCGGGACCGGCACCACCAAGGGTGAGGTGCTGCACTACTGCACCACCACCGCGGACGCGCTGCTCCCGCACCTCCACGACCGCCCGGTGTCCTTCCTCCGCTACCCCGACGGGCCGGACGGCCAGCGCTTCTTCACCAAGAACGTGCCGCCCGGCGCCCCCTCCTGGGTGAAGAGCTGCGAGGTCCCCCATTCGAGGTCGGGGCCGGCCCGCCAGGTGCTCCTCCAGGACCTCGCCTCGCTGGTCTGGGCCGCCAACCTCGTCGTCGAACTGCACACCCCGCAGTGGACCTGCGGCGCGCCGGGCATGGCCGACCGGCTGGTCTTCGACCTGGACCCAGGTGCCCCCGCCACCGTCGTGGAGTGCTGTGCCGCAGCCCGCTGGCTGCGCGACCGGCTCGCCGCCGACGGCCTCGACGCCTATGCCAAGACCAGTGGCTCCAAGGGCCTGCACCTCGTCGTGCCCGTCGAGCCCACCCCCGCCGACCGCACCACGGCCTACGCCCGGACGCTGGCCGTCGAGGCCGGTGCCGCCCTAGGGGACCTGGTCACGCACAAGATGGCCCGGGCGCTGCGGCCAGGCAAGGTCTTCATCGACTTCTCGCAGAACGCCGCCGCCAAGACCACCGCGACCGTCTACACCCTGCGCGCCCGGGCCACCCCGACCGTCTCCACCCCGGTCACCTGGGACGAGGTCGCGGGCTGCACCGAACCGGGGCAACTCACCTTCCTCTTCAACGAGATCGCCGGGCGCCGGGAGCGCTACGGCGATCTGCACGCGCCGTTGCTGAGCCCGGCCCGGGCCCGTCCGGTGCCGCGCGGCGACCGGCGGCCCGTATAG